Part of the Alteribacter lacisalsi genome, ATGACATCCGAGTGATTAAGTTTTGCTTATCAATACCGAAGGAGCAGTATGTAAAAGGCGGTCTGGAACGTTCTATTATCAGAAGAGCAACGAAAGGCCTGCTGCCTGATAAGGTTCGTCTGAATCAAAAGACGCGAGGACTGCAGGCAGCAGATACTATCTTACGAATGAAGAGAAGATGGCCTAAGTTTAAGCAGGAACTGGAAGACCTCAAAAATGATTCAATGATGGCAGAGTTACTGAATATGCAGGTAATAAAGAAGGCTTTATCTTCGCTCGGTGATGAGCCAAAGGAAAGTTTAATCTTTCATAATCATTTCAAAGTTTTGATCCGCAGTCTGATTTTATATCGTTTTCTAAAGCGGTTCAGCTGAGAGGGGGTGAGGTAAATGAGAAAGGAATGGGTTAATCCAACGGTAGATGTGCTGGATGTCAGTATGACAATGAACGGTCCTGGGAATTCAAATGACGATTGCTTTGATGTTGAACAGCACCCTGGTGAAACACATCCAGGCAGATCAAACGCAAGCTGCTTGGGTTCGTAATCATTCTATTAAATCCGACCCTTATACCTCCCTGGTATAAGGGTATATCCAAACTCTATCCTTTGACAGAAAGGAACCCTGCGTATGCTCCAGGTAGTAACCCAAACCCTTTACCGAGCTTTCGGTTTCAATATCAAAAGTGATTATGAACTTCCTGAACTTGTGACCGCTGAAAGTTACCCGAATCAGGCTGACATAAAAATTCGTGTTGGCAGTCTGCATAAGCTTTGGGAGATGGAAGCAAAGGAAGGCCAGCTTTTCGTTGTTCAGCCTGACCGCATTCTGTTCAGAATCCCGGAAGTGGCTATTTATTCTGTAACTGGGGGATCAGATATTGTTGTAACCCCATTGGAAGAAGACACGGATGATAAGATCCGTCTCTACCTGCTCGGCACGTGTATGGGAGCGATTATGATGCAGCGTAAAATCCTTCCACTTCACGGAAGTGCGTTGGAGATCAATGGTAAAGCGTACGCTGTTGTAGGTGATTCCGGGGCTGGAAAGTCCACCACTGCTGCTGCCCTTCTGAAAAGAGGATGCAGACTGGTTAGTGATGATGTGATTCCTGTGACTTTCAGTACAAATAATACACCACTTGTCACCCCTGCCTACCCGCAACAGAAACTGTGGCAGGAGAGTCTTGATTCTTTTGGTGTGTCATCCCATCACCTGAAACCGATTATTGACAGGGAAACAAAATTCGCTGTCCCTGTAAAAGAGCAGTTTTCACAGGAAGTAATGCCTCTTGCAGGTGTGTTTGAGATTACAAAGGGTAACGCGCTTGCATTTCAGCCGGTAAATAAGCTGAAGGCCGTTCATACACTCTTTCTTCACACGTACCGGAACTTCTTTCTTGAAAAATCAGGGTTGCTGGAATGGCATTTTAACACTACGACCCGCATGGTAAATCAACTTAGCATGTTTAACATTCAGCGGCCTGAGGATCGGTTTACGGCAGATGAGATTGCCGATTTCATTTTATCAGCCGCTCAAAAGGAGGAACTGCAATGGCAGTAAAACAGGGAATCACCCTATTACACCGAGTCGCACAGAAGCCTGGAAACATTGTCAGTGATATGGACGGTGAGAAAGTCATGCTCAGTGTTAAGAACGGGAAGTATTACAATCTTGGCCAAATGGGCGGCGTTATCTGGGATCGGATTGAGGAGCCTGTTCTCATTGGAGATCTGGTAAACTCTCTTCTTTCTGAGTATGAGGTGGAGGAAGACCTGTGCAGGGAACAAGTGACGTCGTTTCTGGAAAAGCTGGCAGAGGAAGATCTGATTACAGCTGAAAATTAAATGAAGGGGGTGAATGGCATGAGTAAGATTAAAGCGCTTAGGAATTTGGACGGAGCAACTGCTGGGATTCTGGCTGAGGCGTATGGGTTTCTTGCGTATGCCAGGATTCTCAAGCTCCTGCCGTTCTCAAAAGTAGCCCCTTCACTGGGAGAGACCATGAAGGAAACGCCAGCTGATCTTAATCTGCAGGAAAAAAGGACGATAGCCAGGGTGTCGCAGGCCGTACACATGATGAGCCGTTATGCGTTCTGGGAAAGTGAGTGCCTTGTAAAAGCGGTGGCAGCGCAGAAGATGCTTTCAAGAAGAGGTGTGGATACAACGTTATATCTCGGAACCGGGAAGGACGAAACCGGGAAGTTGGCCGCCCACGCCTGGCTTCGGAGCGGTCCTTTTTTCGTATCCGGAGCAGAAGGAAAAGAAAAATTTACGGTGGTCGCTACATACGCGAAAACATCAGACCGCAGAAAGGTCCGGGGAGCGTCCTATGGCTGAGCAAAACACACTAAACATTAAGAATGTCCCTCTGGAATTGAAACTGCTGATGGAACTTGTGAGACAGGAGCCGCGAATAGAGCGGCTTGAACAGATGAACGCTGAAGGAATTGATTGGTCTCATTTTACGGAACTCGTATATCATCATCGGCTCCATCCTCTTATGAACAGCAAACTGAAACATCACGTGTTTATTCCGGCACAGGTGAAGGAGCAGTTTGCGTTCGAATATAAACGGAATATGTTTCTGATGCTTCAGCTCAGTGCTGAAATGGAGCGGGTAAACAGTGTTTTTCAGAAGCAGGAAATACCCCTTCTCTTTCTCAAAGGCCCTGTTCTTGCGAAACTATTGTACGGAGATGTGTCTCTGAGAACGTCAAGTGATCTTGATTTTCTCGTCCCCATGAAAGACCTTGAGCAGGCTGAAACTCTCCTGCAGGAAATGGGATACGTCAAAGACGACTATATCGATACCATTCTTGGTGACTGGAAATGGCGGCATCATCATGTTACGTACTATCATCCAGTGAAGCGGACGAAGCTTGAAATTCACTGGCGGCTCCATCCTGGCCCCGGGAAAGAGCCAGGCTTTAAGGAGCTGTGGCAGCGGAAAAACGTGAGTACGGTAACAGGAAGACCGGTTTATTACTTGGGAAAAGAGGACTTATTTTATTTTTTAACATCTCACGGTGCACGGCATGGCTGGTCACGATTGCGCTGGCTTCTAGATATTCATCATCTGGTGCAGTTGGACCTTAACTGGAACAAGGCAGCCTCCCTGATGAGAAAATTCCATCGCACACCGACTGGGGGGCAGGCTCTTGTTCTTTCGGAAAATTTATTCGGATCAGAGCTGCCCCATGCCGTCCGAAAGCATTGGTACAGCAGACGTGCTGAGCGGCTCGCACAGGATGCCGTATTTTATCTGGAGAATTTGATCAATCTTCACAACGAGCCGCTGCCGGAACACATTTCGGAGCATCATAAGCAGCATCTATTCTCACTCATGTCCAAACCGCAAAAGGTATTGTTCATTTTAAGTTTTTTATATCCATACCCTGAAGACGCAGAGCTTCTGCCTTTGCCTTCAGGACTTCACTGGCTTTATTTTCCGCTCCGTCCGGTTCTCTGGGTCTGGCGGAAAACGAGAAAACATGAGTTAACGTAGGAGGAGTTCGAATGAATGCGATTCTGTACTTCGTAAAACAGATTCACGGTTATGCAGGGAAGGGTCTTTACATTAATATGCTGGCCATGGCCGGAATCGGTCTTCTGGAAGGGGTGGGCATTCTTCTCCTCATTCCTATGATCGCCATGACGGGAATTGTCCAGCTCGAAACAGCTGGGACCCCTGTTGCCGGACTGTTTCAATTCATCGAATCGATCCCTCCATCTACTGGACTGCCAATTATTCTTGGCATCTTTGTATTAATTTCAATTGTACAGAATCTTCTGCAGAAAGTTATACAAGTCAAAAATGCAGAAATTCAGCAAGGTTTTTTCCGGCATATGCGAGTTGAAACATATGAATCACTGCTTCACGCCAACTGGAATTACTTCATTAAAATACGTAAATCGGATTTGATCAATGTTCTCACCGCTGAGTTGGCCCGTGCCAGCTCAGGTACAAGTTCTTTTTTACAGTTTCTCGCTTCTCTCGTCTTTACTGTCATTCAGATCGGACTGGCTTTCTGGCTGTCACCTTCGATTACGGTATTCATACTATTATTTGGTATTATTCTTCTTTTCTTTTCGAGAACCTTTCTTAGACGATCAATGTCGCTGGGAAGTCGTAATTATGAACTTGGAAAGAGGTACATGGCGGGTATCACCGATCAGATTAACGGAATTAAAGACATTAAAAGCAATACCTTGGAAGATTCACGGCTGGACTGGTACCGCGGGATCACAGATCAAATAAGAAATGAGCAGGTGGCCTATACAAAGCTGAAAACTACATCTCAGCTTTACTATAAGGTTGCTTCGGCTGTTCTGATCGCTGTATTTATTTTCGTGGCAATCAGCCTCTTTCACGCTCAGGCAGCACAGCTGCTGCTTATTATTGTCATTTTCGGACGTCTCTGGCCCAAAGTGACCGGTATACAGGGGTCTCTTGAACAACTGGCAACTAATATCCCGGCTTTTAGAGCTGTAATGGCTATGCAGCAGGAATGTCGTAATGCTGAGGAGTTCAGAGCGAGTGGAGATAAGAGTATCCCTGCCCTGAAAGTAAAGAACGGCATCACCTGCCGGAACGTGATGTTCCGCTACAACAAAGATGCAGAGAAACTTGCGCTCAACGATGTTAGCACTTACATCCCGGCAAACCAGATGACCGCCGTTGTCGGCCGGTCGGGAGCCGGGAAAAGTACGCTCATTGATCTTTTGATGGGACTGAACCAGCCGGAGAGCGGCGAGGTGCTGTTTGATGGAAAGCCGCTCACCTCCGAGACCCTCGTGTCACTCAGAAAAGCGATCAGCTATGTGCCGCAGGATCCGTTTCTTTTTAACGCGACGATCAGGGAAAACATGATGCTGATGAAACCGGATGCAACCGAAGAGGAAATCTGGGAGGCGCTGGCGTTTTCGTCGGCAGCGGAATTTGTGGAAAAGCTTGATGACGGGCTCGACTCGCTCATCGGGGACCGGGGCATCCGTCTTTCCGGCGGGGAGCGCCAGCGCCTCGTGCTTGCCCGGGCAATTCTGCGTCAGCCGTCAATACTCGTGCTCGATGAGGCGACGAGCGCCCTTGATACGGAAAACGAGAAGAAAATTCAGGCTGCCATCGACCGCCTGAAAGGGAAAATGACGATTGTGGTGATTGCCCATCGTCTGTCGACGATTCGCAATGCGGATCAGGTGATCGTCCTTGAAGATGGAAAAGTCATTCAGAACGGGGAATATACGAAGCTTGCCGGTGATAAGAGCGGTGTGTTTAAGAGCCTTCTCAGAAACCAGATGCAGGCCACATGACCGGTGGTGTGAATGAAGATGACGCGTCTAGGGGGAAAACGGGTGGTCTGGCTCGGCCTGCTTGTCATGTTTATCGTATTTATCATCTACGTGGTCTGGGACAATAACCGCATCGTCACGGTGGAGGAAGAGATCGAGCTGATGGCAGCCGACGGGTCGGCGGACATCCGCATCCTCCACGTCACCGATCTGCACGAGAAAACGTTCGGAGAAAACCAGCAGCGTCTCGTGGACCGGATCAACGAGTTGGAGTACGATGTGATCGTCTTTACCGGTGATATGCTCGATGGACTCGAGAGTACGAACACGGCACCGTTTTTTGACTTAATTGAAGCGGTCAGCAATCTGGAGCACGCCCTGTTCGTCCCGGGAAATTCCGACCCGTACAGTTATGCGGTAGGCGAGGACGGCACGGTGGAGAAAAGCCGGTTTATTCAGGAGCTGGAGGCGCTCGGCGTTGATCTGGTGGAGTCCGTCTATTCCTTTGATCATGCGGACGGCCAGACTTACCATTTTGTGTATCTGGAATATGCCATCGGCAATGTCCGTCAGAGCCTGAATCACCTGGAAGGTGGGCGGATCCCCTGGGATCATCCTCACTATGAATCGTACATTCTTCATCATGAAGCACTTATGTCCGAGCTCGATTTTCTCGAAGATCCTGCGGACGGGGAAGTGGTGATCGCCCTGAACCATTACCCGGTTCAGGACGAGCGGATGGCCCAGATCAAACAGTACGATCACCTTTCCTACCGGGAATTTGATTTAATTCTTGCAGGCCACTATCACGCCGGGCAGTTCAGGGTTCCGTTTTTCGGAGCCTTTATTATTCCCGAGCCTTATTTTCCCCGCTACGGTCTATTTCCGCCTCAGGACCGGGTGACAGGCCCGTGGCAGTATGAGAATACAAAGCAGTACGTGAGCGGCGGACTCGGAAGCGGCGGACCGGTGCCTCTCCTGAAGTTCCGCCTGTTCAACCCGCCGGAAATCAATCTGCTCCATGTAAGGGGCACACAATAAAGGCGCCTGCCATCACGAGGACGGGGGCGCCTTATTTGTGTTTCTTCTATTGTATGCTTCTCCCTCGCTCAAACCCCTCCTCCTCCAGAAGTGTCCTCAGTTCATCCTCATCGGAAGTCTCTGTAATCACCCGGCTGTCGTTCATGAATACATAGTACGGATACGCATCCACCGCATCATCATACATCCCGGCTTCCGTGGTGAAGTACACCTGATTAATGACGAAACTGTCCCCGGGAAAGTGATAGTTGTCAAATAAGGAACGTGCCTCCATGAAATTATCCTGGCTGAACGGAAGGTCTGTAAAGATGAGAATTCCGTATCCATCCTCAAGCGGCCGGATATCATCCATGAACCCCTCAATGAGCTGCTCCATACTGACCTCTTCCAGGTAGACAGATTCTGCCGTGTACACTGGGGTAAATTCCGGTCTCTGGTGCAGCAGGTACTCAGAGCCTGTCGTGACTTCAGGTTCAAATGCTTCTTTCGTTTTCACCCGGATTCCCGCTTCCTCCCTTAAAAAGGGGCTGAAGAAATCCGACAGGGGATAGCTGAATTCGGCGCTCACTTCCACTTCGTCTTCGCCAATGAAGACTTTCGTATCCTCGGTCACCAGGAGTCTGTATACTTCCGCCTCGTAATCATCCACAGCGGAAGGGTCCTCGTGAAATGCGAGGTACTCTTCCTCAGTAAGATTGTCGTCTACAAACACCGGGAGCAGTTCACCGTAGGCATTGGCGATAAGTCTGCCTTCAAAATCATAGCCCGCTTCTTCCTCACCACCGCATCCTGATAAGAAAAGAACTGCGGCGCCTGCTGCGAATAATCGTTTCATAATGGCCTCCTGGATACAGTTGTTACCATTATCGTAACAAAATTCCGAACATTTTGTTATGATAGAGGAACATTGAGGACAGTTTTGAGGTGAAAACGATGAAACAGATCCTGCCCCTTGTCCTGATCGCTGCTCTGATTGCCGTTGCGATCGTGTACTTTCAGGATCCGGAAGAGGAAGCCGAAACCGAGGAGCCGTATTGGGAAACGAACCTCACGTCAAATCAAAATGATAATGAATGGGAAATGATCGTGTTTCTCGATGAAGGTGAGGACGGAGCTGATATAGGCGTGCAGCTTGAATATCAGCTCGAACCGAGGGAACTGGAGAAATTTGAATTCACTTTTCTCATTGACAAACCGGCAAATGGCTTTTTTGTTAAGGAAACGGAGCTGGAGGATTTCGATGGCACCTTTGAATACCGGGAGGCGTGTGACTTCTGCTCGGACCCGGCCCGTTTTACCGAAACAGGACTCAACACGAAGGTGCGCCTGACGTGGAATGCGGGCGGCGAAACTCACAGCACAAGCATCGGCGGCCAGCCGATTCCGGTACGGGCACTCATGGCATTTGAAGAGGAACAGT contains:
- a CDS encoding metallophosphoesterase; protein product: MTRLGGKRVVWLGLLVMFIVFIIYVVWDNNRIVTVEEEIELMAADGSADIRILHVTDLHEKTFGENQQRLVDRINELEYDVIVFTGDMLDGLESTNTAPFFDLIEAVSNLEHALFVPGNSDPYSYAVGEDGTVEKSRFIQELEALGVDLVESVYSFDHADGQTYHFVYLEYAIGNVRQSLNHLEGGRIPWDHPHYESYILHHEALMSELDFLEDPADGEVVIALNHYPVQDERMAQIKQYDHLSYREFDLILAGHYHAGQFRVPFFGAFIIPEPYFPRYGLFPPQDRVTGPWQYENTKQYVSGGLGSGGPVPLLKFRLFNPPEINLLHVRGTQ
- a CDS encoding ABC transporter ATP-binding protein, whose amino-acid sequence is MNAILYFVKQIHGYAGKGLYINMLAMAGIGLLEGVGILLLIPMIAMTGIVQLETAGTPVAGLFQFIESIPPSTGLPIILGIFVLISIVQNLLQKVIQVKNAEIQQGFFRHMRVETYESLLHANWNYFIKIRKSDLINVLTAELARASSGTSSFLQFLASLVFTVIQIGLAFWLSPSITVFILLFGIILLFFSRTFLRRSMSLGSRNYELGKRYMAGITDQINGIKDIKSNTLEDSRLDWYRGITDQIRNEQVAYTKLKTTSQLYYKVASAVLIAVFIFVAISLFHAQAAQLLLIIVIFGRLWPKVTGIQGSLEQLATNIPAFRAVMAMQQECRNAEEFRASGDKSIPALKVKNGITCRNVMFRYNKDAEKLALNDVSTYIPANQMTAVVGRSGAGKSTLIDLLMGLNQPESGEVLFDGKPLTSETLVSLRKAISYVPQDPFLFNATIRENMMLMKPDATEEEIWEALAFSSAAEFVEKLDDGLDSLIGDRGIRLSGGERQRLVLARAILRQPSILVLDEATSALDTENEKKIQAAIDRLKGKMTIVVIAHRLSTIRNADQVIVLEDGKVIQNGEYTKLAGDKSGVFKSLLRNQMQAT
- a CDS encoding lasso peptide biosynthesis PqqD family chaperone yields the protein MAVKQGITLLHRVAQKPGNIVSDMDGEKVMLSVKNGKYYNLGQMGGVIWDRIEEPVLIGDLVNSLLSEYEVEEDLCREQVTSFLEKLAEEDLITAEN
- a CDS encoding paeninodin family lasso peptide → MRKEWVNPTVDVLDVSMTMNGPGNSNDDCFDVEQHPGETHPGRSNASCLGS
- a CDS encoding HPr kinase/phosphorylase, which translates into the protein MLQVVTQTLYRAFGFNIKSDYELPELVTAESYPNQADIKIRVGSLHKLWEMEAKEGQLFVVQPDRILFRIPEVAIYSVTGGSDIVVTPLEEDTDDKIRLYLLGTCMGAIMMQRKILPLHGSALEINGKAYAVVGDSGAGKSTTAAALLKRGCRLVSDDVIPVTFSTNNTPLVTPAYPQQKLWQESLDSFGVSSHHLKPIIDRETKFAVPVKEQFSQEVMPLAGVFEITKGNALAFQPVNKLKAVHTLFLHTYRNFFLEKSGLLEWHFNTTTRMVNQLSMFNIQRPEDRFTADEIADFILSAAQKEELQWQ
- a CDS encoding nucleotidyltransferase domain-containing protein, coding for MAEQNTLNIKNVPLELKLLMELVRQEPRIERLEQMNAEGIDWSHFTELVYHHRLHPLMNSKLKHHVFIPAQVKEQFAFEYKRNMFLMLQLSAEMERVNSVFQKQEIPLLFLKGPVLAKLLYGDVSLRTSSDLDFLVPMKDLEQAETLLQEMGYVKDDYIDTILGDWKWRHHHVTYYHPVKRTKLEIHWRLHPGPGKEPGFKELWQRKNVSTVTGRPVYYLGKEDLFYFLTSHGARHGWSRLRWLLDIHHLVQLDLNWNKAASLMRKFHRTPTGGQALVLSENLFGSELPHAVRKHWYSRRAERLAQDAVFYLENLINLHNEPLPEHISEHHKQHLFSLMSKPQKVLFILSFLYPYPEDAELLPLPSGLHWLYFPLRPVLWVWRKTRKHELT
- a CDS encoding lasso peptide biosynthesis B2 protein, with the protein product MNGMSKIKALRNLDGATAGILAEAYGFLAYARILKLLPFSKVAPSLGETMKETPADLNLQEKRTIARVSQAVHMMSRYAFWESECLVKAVAAQKMLSRRGVDTTLYLGTGKDETGKLAAHAWLRSGPFFVSGAEGKEKFTVVATYAKTSDRRKVRGASYG